The following coding sequences are from one Paenibacillus sp. FSL R5-0912 window:
- a CDS encoding MFS transporter: MAAAKQQEDQIQSVQVSGSRGGSRFFFLVIVFMFWFSSYIYVPVLSPYVEHLGASYIMVGAVLGVYGLMQILFRLPIGIGSDYLNRRRPFIYLGLIASGLSCLLFLAGAHPGWALAARAVSGIAASAWVVYSVMFAGYFPKEEAGKAMGMLQFTTVIAQLTSMMISGYMVDHWGWNTPFIIGGIVAAAALLLALRLPEQKQEKRNAIQIKDLAGVVREPLLVKVSLLSVLAHCVLFITMFGYTPNQALDIGASKESLGWLTLAFMLPHAIATLYGSRLFGKWLGDRGTLMLGFAGSAVFTLLIPSMPTLAALCATQVGNGFMQGLIFPLLLGKSVSGVAPFKRATAMGFYQAVYAIGMSGGPFVAGWMSAAYGLTGGFWLGGIAALLAAVLSWVWIREAGEPGTGSRQERRILGRQG, translated from the coding sequence GTGGCGGCGGCTAAGCAACAAGAGGATCAAATTCAATCGGTACAAGTCTCGGGCAGCCGGGGAGGCAGCCGGTTTTTCTTTCTAGTGATTGTCTTTATGTTCTGGTTCTCTTCTTATATCTATGTGCCTGTGCTGTCTCCGTATGTGGAGCATCTAGGAGCTTCATATATCATGGTTGGAGCGGTGCTGGGCGTATACGGCCTGATGCAGATCTTGTTCCGTCTGCCGATTGGCATCGGTTCGGATTATCTTAACCGGAGGCGGCCGTTTATTTATCTGGGACTGATCGCAAGCGGCTTGAGCTGTCTGCTGTTCCTGGCTGGTGCACATCCGGGCTGGGCGCTGGCTGCACGTGCCGTCTCAGGGATTGCGGCCTCCGCTTGGGTCGTGTACTCGGTGATGTTCGCGGGGTATTTTCCGAAAGAAGAGGCTGGTAAAGCCATGGGCATGCTGCAGTTCACAACGGTTATTGCCCAATTGACCAGTATGATGATCAGCGGCTATATGGTCGATCACTGGGGCTGGAACACTCCGTTTATTATCGGCGGGATTGTGGCGGCGGCTGCGCTGCTGCTTGCACTACGTCTGCCTGAACAGAAGCAGGAGAAGCGGAATGCGATTCAGATTAAAGATCTTGCCGGAGTAGTCCGGGAACCGCTGCTGGTCAAGGTCTCGCTTTTGTCCGTGCTGGCACATTGTGTACTGTTCATTACGATGTTCGGCTATACGCCGAATCAGGCGCTGGATATCGGTGCGAGCAAAGAGAGTCTTGGCTGGCTGACGCTGGCTTTCATGCTGCCGCATGCGATTGCCACATTGTACGGCTCACGTCTGTTCGGCAAATGGCTTGGGGACCGGGGAACGTTAATGCTGGGTTTTGCCGGGAGTGCGGTATTCACGCTGCTGATTCCCTCTATGCCTACTCTGGCCGCTCTCTGTGCAACGCAGGTTGGGAACGGCTTCATGCAGGGGCTTATTTTCCCGCTGCTGCTGGGTAAATCGGTGTCGGGAGTCGCTCCATTCAAGCGGGCAACGGCTATGGGCTTCTATCAGGCAGTGTATGCTATAGGCATGTCCGGGGGGCCTTTTGTAGCGGGCTGGATGAGTGCGGCGTATGGACTGACCGGAGGGTTCTGGCTTGGCGGAATTGCAGCGCTGCTTGCTGCAGTGTTGTCCTGGGTCTGGATCAGAGAGGCCGGGGAACCGGGCACAGGGAGCAGACAAGAGCGGCGGATACTTGGCAGGCAGGGTTAG
- a CDS encoding DUF1294 domain-containing protein: MVKVVLLWFALINIIGYVVMSEDKNKARKRRDRVPEKTLFLLAFMGGALGVLIAMYRKRHKTRHTSFRIGIPLLLLLNILLYGYFLS; this comes from the coding sequence ATGGTCAAGGTTGTATTGCTGTGGTTCGCACTGATCAATATTATCGGGTATGTAGTGATGTCGGAAGACAAGAACAAGGCCCGCAAAAGACGGGATCGGGTGCCGGAGAAAACACTGTTTCTGCTCGCGTTCATGGGCGGCGCGCTGGGTGTGCTGATTGCCATGTACCGCAAGCGCCACAAGACGAGGCATACTTCCTTCAGGATCGGAATTCCGCTGCTGCTGCTGCTGAATATCCTGCTGTATGGATATTTTTTGAGTTAA